The Dunckerocampus dactyliophorus isolate RoL2022-P2 chromosome 16, RoL_Ddac_1.1, whole genome shotgun sequence genome includes a window with the following:
- the LOC129169502 gene encoding A disintegrin and metalloproteinase with thrombospondin motifs 15-like has protein sequence MFIRTTCLLHFVVSLSKLVRCMESELCFPVRLDIQQQHKDRWESDNYVNALSGKCVLRIEAFHQQLVVDLQPDSNFIGPYVSSQDAPWLSSTDVTTDLSRCFYSGYVNGDRSSYAALSLCKGVQGAFGYQGWEYFISPARNDTTSAGSAHVIRRRNSSNLKPNSTLRCAVDNDISLHVARLLGKYKSLNDNDNVTETMLRRMGRSKRFASVPRYVETMVVADQTMVEFHGDDLKHYILTLMSVAARLYKHPSILNSINIVVVKIVEIFEVDKGPKVSGNAAMTLRNFCTWQKKMNKHNDKHAEYWDTAILFTRQDLCGASTCDTLGMADVGTMCDPKRSCSVIEDDGLPSAFTTAHELGHVFNMPHDNVKACEDVFGKLQDNHMMSPTLIQINRTSPWSPCSAAIITEFLDSGHGECLLDQPQKPLGLPNVLPGASYILERQCQLAFGEDSRPCPFMQPPCVRLWCTGKSNGQLVCMTRHFPWADGTHCGDGKVCDRGICSEKEDHSVKVDGRWGKWGSFGSCSRTCGGGVQLAKRECNNPVPSNGGKYCQGVRVKYRSCNLNRCPDTGKTYRDEQCEMSGRSFSSNHIAPSVVWVPKYSGVSADDRCKLICRANGTGYFYVLAPKVVDGTPCTPDSLGVCVQGKCVKAGCDGKIGSTKKFNKCGICGGDNKSCKKVSGLFTKPIHGYNFVVMLPVGAANIDIRQRGYQGMLGDDNYLAVKNSESQYLLNGNYMVSAGERDIIVKGSLLRYSGTTGLSETLQAVNPLGEALTVEVLCAGNLTPPRIRYSFYLAHQNKEDKTLKKDARVKSHNSVLADDSVKERGSDILKKPYSKEEPLLEKWTSTSWDECSVSCGEGFQRRMVQCLRSDGKPGLKCDPSQRPSATRACGDPCPEWDIGQWSPCSRTCGKGFKRRALHCRAQTGHLLPRDHCTGLRKPQELDFCKLKSC, from the exons ATGTTTATTAGAACAACGTGCCTGCTCCACTTTGTGGTGTCCCTGTCCAAACTGGTGCGCTGCATGGAAAGTGAACTTTGCTTCCCGGTCAGACTGGACATCCAGCAGCAGCATAAAGACAGATGGGAGTCTGACAACTACGTGAATGCTCTCAGTGGGAAATGTGTGCTAAGAATTGAAGCTTTCCACCAGCAGTTAGTGGTGGATTTACAGCCAGATTCAAACTTTATCGGCCCTTATGTGTCCAGTCAAGATGCACCGTGGCTCTCCAGTACGGATGTCACCACAGACCTGAGCCGGTGTTTTTACTCCGGCTATGTGAATGGTGACCGCTCTTCTTACGCAGCCTTGAGCCTGTGCAAAGGTGTGCAAGGTGCATTTGGCTACCAAGGATGGGAGTATTTCATCAGCCCGGCGCGTAATGACACCACAAGCGCAGGCAGCGCGCACGTCATCCGGCGCAGAAACAGCAGCAACTTGAAGCCCAATTCCACCTTAAGGTGCGCAGTGgacaatgacatcagcctccaCGTCGCGCGGTTATTGGGGAAATACAAGAGCCTTAACGATAATGACAATGTGACCGAAACCATGCTGAGAAGGATGGGGAGAAGCAAACGCTTCGCTTCCGTCCCAAGATACGTGGAGACCATGGTGGTGGCGGACCAGACCATGGTCGAGTTCCACGGCGACGACCTTAAACATTACATCTTGACACTCATGTCAGTGGCAGCAAGGCTCTACAAGCACCCAAGTATCCTCAACTCAATCAACATCGTCGTGGTGAAGATTGTGGAGATATTCGAGGTGGACAAAGGACCCAAGGTGTCTGGGAACGCAGCCATGACGCTCCGGAACTTTTGCACTTGGCAGAAAAAGATGAACAAGCACAACGATAAGCACGCAGAGTACTGGGACACCGCGATACTCTTCACTAGACAG GACCTTTGTGGCGCCTCCACATGTGACACCCTCGGTATGGCTGATGTTGGCACCATGTGCGATCCCAAGAGGAGCTGCTCAGTGATCGAAGACGACGGGCTCCCTTCGGCTTTCACCACAGCTCATGAGCTTG gacacgtcttcaacatgccGCACGACAACGTGAAGGCCTGCGAGGACGTGTTTGGGAAACTGCAGGATAATCACATGATGTCTCCTACGCTCATTCAGATTAATCGCACCAGTCCGTGGTCGCCCTGCAGTGCTGCCATCATTACGGAGTTTTTAGACAGCGGACATG GGGAGTGTTTGCTGGACCAGCCCCAGAAACCATTAGGCCTCCCAAACGTCCTCCCTGGAGCATCCTACATCCTAGAGCGTCAGTGTCAGCTGGCCTTTGGTGAAGATTCCAGGCCCTGTCCCTTCATGCAGCCACCATGCGTACGTCTGTGGTGCACAGGAAAGTCCAATGGCCAGTTGGTGTGCATGACTCGACACTTCCCCTGGGCGGATGGCACACACTGCGGAGATGGAAAAGTCTGTGACCGAGGGATCTGCTCGGAAAAAGAGGACCACAGTGTAAAG GTGGACGGTCGCTGGGGTAAATGGGGGTCTTTTGGTTCATGCTCACGTACATGTGGAGGTGGCGTCCAACTGGCCAAAAGGGAGTGCAACAATCCAGTCCCGTCAAATGGGGGCAAATACTGCCAAGGGGTTCGGGTCAAATACCGCTCCTGCAACCTGAACCGCTGCCCTGACACAG GTAAGACATATCGCGACGAGCAGTGTGAAATGAGCGGCCGCAGCTTCAGCAGCAACCACATCGCCCCCTCTGTGGTGTGGGTACCCAAGTACTCTGGAGTGAGTGCTGATGACAGATGTAAACTCATCTGCAGAGCGAATGGAACCGGCTACTTCTATGTGCTGGCACCCAAG GTTGTCGATGGAACCCCATGCACCCCAGACTCCCTGGGAGTGTGCGTTCAAGGAAAATGCGTCAAGGCTGGTTGTGATGGAAAAATTGGCTCCACCAAGAAGTTTAACAAGTGTGGAATCTGCGGCGGTGATAACAAAAGCTGCAAGAAGGTGTCGGGACTCTTCACCAAGCCCAT ACATGGCTACAACTTTGTGGTCATGTTGCCAGTGGGTGCGGCCAACATAGACATCCGTCAGCGAGGATACCAAGGAATGCTGGGTGATGACAACTATTTGGCGGTGAAGAACAGCGAGAGTCAGTACCTGCTCAATGGCAATTATATGGTGTCAGCGGGCGAGAGGGACATCATCGTGAAGGGCAGTCTGCTGCGCTACAGTGGCACCACTGGCCTCTCTGAGACCCTCCAGGCTGTGAATCCCTTGGGCGAGGCCCTCACTGTGGAGGTGCTGTGTGCAGGCAATTTGACACCTCCTCGCATACGCTACTCTTTCTACCTGGCCCATCAGAACAAAGAGGACAAGACCCTGAAGAAGGACGCTCGTGTGAAATCTCACAACAGTGTTCTGGCTGATGACAGCGTCAAAGAGAGGGGGTCGGACATTTTGAAAAAACCTTACAGCAAAGAGGAGCCTCTTCTTGAGAAATGGACATCTACGTCCTGGGATGAATGCTCGGTGAGCTGTGGCGAGGGTTTCCAGAGACGAATGGTGCAGTGTTTAAGATCGGACGGGAAGCCGGGATTGAAATGCGATCCTTCCCAAAGACCGTCAGCCACCAGAGCCTGTGGAGATCCATGTCCAGAGTGGGATATTGGGCAGTGGTCGCCATGCTCCAGAACCTGCGGGAAAGGCTTTAAGAGACGAGCTCTGCATTGCAGGGCCCAAACAGGACACCTGCTTCCTAGAGACCACTGCACTGGCTTACGTAAACCACAGGAGCTGGACTTCTGTAAACTAAAGTCTTGCTAG